One Bos indicus x Bos taurus breed Angus x Brahman F1 hybrid chromosome 6, Bos_hybrid_MaternalHap_v2.0, whole genome shotgun sequence genomic window carries:
- the ARL9 gene encoding ADP-ribosylation factor-like protein 9 encodes MEKGKVKREKGKEPEKEKIQQKEERNKKKGEEEKIKAKEKGKEEKIKEKENGKEEKSKRNEDEKRQERETEKEKEQFKEKEKDNSTLIKIPLEPLEKNKQILVLGLDGAGKTSILHFLALNRVQRSVAPTQGFNAVCISTEDRQMEFLEIGGSEPFRSYWEMYLSRGLLLVFVVDSADHKRLPEAKKYLHQLIGTNPVLPLVVFANKQDLEAAYHITDIHEALALSEVGNDRKMFLFGTQVTEDGSEIPSIIQDARDLIAHLAADMSDQA; translated from the exons ATGGAGAAGGGGAAAGTAAAGAGGGAGAAGGGCAAGGAGCCggagaaagagaaaattcagcaaaaagaggagagaaacaaaaagaag ggggaggaggagaaaattaaggcgaaagaaaaggggaaggaggagaaaattaaggaaaaggagaacgggaaggaggagaaaagtaAGAGAAATGAGGATGAAAAGAGGCAAGAGCGGGAGAcggagaaagagaaggaacaattcaaggagaaagagaaggacaacAGCACGTTGATAAAAATACCGCTGGAGCCGCTG GAGAAAAATAAGCAGATCCTAGTGCTGGGCCTGGATGGGGCAGGAAAGACCAGTATTCTCCACTTTCTAGCTTTAAACCGAGTCCAGCGCAGTGTGGCCCCCACCCAAGGTTTCAATGCAGTGTGCATCAGCACTGAGGACCGCCAGATGGAGTTCCTGGAGA tTGGCGGCAGCGAACCTTTCCGTTCCTATTGGGAAATGTACCTGTCCAGGGGCTTGCTGTTGGTATTTGTGGTGGATTCAGCAGATCACAAAAGATTACCTGAAGCCAAGAAATACCTTCATCAACTAATTGGAACAAACCCAGTCCTTCCTCTGGTTGTGTTTGCAAACAAACAG GATCTTGAAGCAGCCTATCACATTACAGATATCCATGAAGCTTTGGCATTATCTGAGGTGGGAAATGACAGGAAGATGTTCTTGTTCGGAACCCAGGTGACTGAGGATGGCTCAGAGATACCTTCCATTATACAAGATGCCAGAGACCTAATTGCACACCTGGCTGCAGACATGAGTGATCAGGCATAG